The following coding sequences lie in one Changpingibacter yushuensis genomic window:
- a CDS encoding adenosine deaminase codes for MRDLNKLPKAHLHLHFTGSMRVPTLQAMATDQQIRLPDTLVDNVALHVAPDQRGWFRFQRAYDAARKVVQSEQAMRRIISEAAADDASEGSRRLEIQIDPTSYAPFVGGITPALEIVLDQARISSKQTGVEVGVIVAASRIRHPLEARTLARLAAQYAGTRPGDVVGFGLSNDERRGATPEWAAAFNIARRAGLPSVPHGGELLGPDHIRDVLTHLGPTRIGHGVRASEDRELLDQIVTSGIALEVCPESNVSLGVYADESQVPVRQLMEAGATIALGADDPLLFLSRLTQQYQILRDRGFSDAELAYLARSSINASFASETSKRAWNAEVDQWLAAPEN; via the coding sequence GTGCGAGACCTCAACAAGCTTCCCAAAGCACATCTGCATCTTCATTTCACCGGGTCAATGCGCGTGCCCACTTTGCAGGCAATGGCCACGGATCAGCAGATCCGACTTCCGGATACCTTGGTTGATAATGTCGCGCTGCACGTGGCACCCGACCAGCGCGGCTGGTTCCGCTTTCAGCGCGCTTACGACGCCGCACGAAAGGTAGTTCAGTCCGAGCAGGCTATGCGCCGCATCATTTCCGAAGCGGCGGCCGACGACGCGAGCGAAGGCTCACGGCGTTTGGAGATTCAGATTGATCCGACTTCCTACGCTCCATTCGTTGGCGGAATAACACCGGCGCTGGAGATCGTGCTCGATCAGGCCCGTATATCAAGCAAACAGACTGGCGTCGAGGTCGGGGTCATCGTTGCAGCCTCACGCATCCGCCATCCGCTTGAAGCACGTACCTTGGCACGCCTAGCGGCTCAATACGCTGGTACGCGCCCTGGCGACGTCGTCGGCTTTGGACTCTCTAACGATGAAAGGCGAGGCGCGACTCCGGAATGGGCGGCCGCGTTCAACATCGCGAGGCGTGCGGGGCTGCCAAGTGTTCCACATGGTGGCGAGCTGCTCGGCCCAGATCACATCCGTGACGTCCTCACTCATCTTGGCCCAACACGAATTGGGCACGGTGTGCGGGCTAGCGAGGATCGCGAGTTACTTGATCAGATAGTGACTTCCGGTATCGCTTTAGAGGTGTGCCCAGAGTCGAACGTTTCATTGGGCGTGTATGCCGATGAATCACAGGTTCCTGTGCGTCAGCTCATGGAGGCGGGTGCAACCATTGCACTGGGCGCCGACGATCCCCTGCTCTTCCTCTCACGGCTCACCCAGCAGTACCAGATCCTGCGTGACCGCGGATTCTCGGATGCTGAACTGGCATACCTCGCCCGCAGCTCAATCAACGCATCCTTCGCATCAGAGACGTCAAAGCGCGCCTGGAACGCGGAAGTCGACCAGTGGTTGGCTGCGCCCGAGAACTAG